A DNA window from Malus domestica chromosome 12, GDT2T_hap1 contains the following coding sequences:
- the LOC103413942 gene encoding homeobox protein knotted-1-like 1, translating to MEDFHRMNAGVISAGSDDHVNVHQQVENMATSTSSANCGGFHGSGHVVDDHNMLLFATEGLGSDHMSDLIKSQIASHPRFPDLVAAYLECQKVGAPAEMKNLLEEIGRVSHPMSTCSEIGADPELDEFMESYIEVLHRYKEELSKPFDEATTFLTNIQTQLSNLCKGTFSKTWDYHSDEGVGSSEEELSCGEVEAAEGQDTGGARSSGDRELKDMLLNKYSGYLSSLRKEFLKKRKKGKLPKDARSTLSDWWITHYRWPYPTEEEKLQLSEMTGLDQKQINNWFINQRKRHWKPSEDMRFALKEGVGGSIGGPMMFDTGVGTGNIHDDM from the exons ATGGAGGATTTTCACAGGATGAACGCAGGTGTGATATCTGCAGGCTCAGATGATCATGTGAACGTTCATCAGCAAGTTGAAAATATGGCTACTAGTACTAGCAGCGCCAATTGTGGTGGGTTTCATGGCAGTGGTCATGTGGTGGATGATCATAACATGCTGTTATTTGCGACGGAGGGTTTGGGATCCGATCATATGTCTGATCTGATAAAGTCCCAGATAGCCAGTCATCCTCGTTTCCCTGATTTAGTTGCTGCATACCTTGAATGCCAAAAG gtTGGAGCACCAGCGGAGATGAAAAATCTGCTTGAAGAAATTGGAAGGGTAAGCCACCCCATGAGCACTTGCAGTGAGATAGGAGCTGATCCAGAACTTGACGAGTTCATG GAATCATATATTGAGGTTCTCCATAGATACAAGGAGGAGCTATCTAAACCATTCGATGAAGCAACCACATTCTTGACCAACATTCAAACTCAACTTAGCAACCTCTGTAAAGGGACATTCTCAAAAACCTGGGACTATCACTCTG ATGAAGGGGTCGGCAGTTCAGAGGAGGAACTTAGCTGTGGGGAGGTGGAAGCAGCAGAGGGTCAAGACACTGGTGGTGCTCGTTCTAGTGGTGATCGGGAACTGAAAGATATGCTGCTGAATAAGTACAGTGGCTACCTTAGCAGTTTGAGGAAGGAGttcttaaagaaaagaaagaaagggaaacTACCAAAGGATGCCAGGAGTACCCTATCGGACTGGTGGATTACTCACTATAGGTGGCCATATCCTACG GAAGAGGAGAAACTCCAGCTGTCTGAGATGACTGGATTGGACCAAAAGCAGATTAACAACTGGTTCATAAACCAGAGGAAGAGGCATTGGAAACCATCTGAGGACATGAGGTTTGCTCTCAAGGAAGGCGTCGGCGGGAGCATCGGAGGACCTATGATGTTTGACACTGGTGTTGGAACTGGAAATATTCACGATGATATGTGA
- the LOC103423542 gene encoding protein SEMI-ROLLED LEAF 2-like isoform X2 has translation MGVISRKLFPACESMCICCPAMRSRSRQPVKRYKKLLAEIFPKSPDCPPNERKIVKLCEYAAKNPFRIPKIAKYLEDRCYKELRLEHIKFINIVVEAYNKLLCLCKEQMACFAVSLVHVVTELLDNSKQDAMRILGCQTLTNFIYSQTDGTYTHTIESLVHKVCKLARQSGEVHQSLRASSLQCLSAMVRFMAEFSYIFVDFDEIVHVTLDNYEPDTHNEDDERGQPHHNWVDEVVRSESRVGVVGDDASPSCKIIRPRPEKKDPALLTREEIETPKVWAQICIQRMIELSKESTTMRRVLDPMFVYFDSGHHWVPRQGLAMLVLSDMSYFMEASGNQQLILAYVIRHLDHKNISHDPQLKSSVIQVASALASQIRSGAVLAEIGFVSDLCRHLRKSLQATAESVGEQESNINIMLQNSIEDCLLEISRGIGNVRPLFDMMAITLEKLPSGIVARATIGSLMIVAHMISLALISSRTQQVFPESLLVQLLKVMVHPDVEVRVGAHQIFSILLIPSSNRSRHEASSLQSGFGYQSRGWQSNTASTFASITARLEKLRKEKDGPKAEKHGNNNACDDFKDKEPAEEDWKQGHNRKNSPNFYKISSIIDRTAGTVSLIEPDPYVMKFSEDQISHLLSAFWIQANLPDNLPSNIEAVGHSFSLVLISSHLKNPTDNLIVRFIQFLLSLRNISLDSNKGTFPPACRRSMLVLSIGMLMFAAKIYHIPLLKSLIPYDIQVDPYLGISDDLQIYVKPNADVSKYGSVSDNQMASSLLSDLRNKIYKSDNIMMEILIQFLSKVSEMKGEDVAKQLLESFTPDDIFMFGPQSMLDFDQNQMPGHSKESSFDGEFPTNSSEEDDATSEASVADLSRFIPRVPTSSSVPPHVISIGQLMESALEVAGQVAGTAVSTSPLPYNTMASRCEALGTGTRKKLSNWLAYENHQSSVRDRLFPAVPADGRAALQKITSDIGPAHGAASSQDPWLAIRLPPASPFDNFLKAAGC, from the exons ATGGGGGTCATCTCCAGAAAGCTGTTCCCAGCGTGTGAGAGCATGTGCATATGCTGCCCTGCTATGAGGTCAAGATCTAGACAACCCGTTAAGCGTTACAAAAAGCTGCTTGCCGAAATCTTTCCCAAGTCTCCT GATTGCCCTCCCaatgaaagaaaaattgttAAGTTATGCGAATATGCTGCCAAAAATCCTTTTCGAATCCCAAAG ATTGCCAAATATCTTGAAGATAGATGCTACAAAGAGCTTAGATTGGAGCACATCAAATTCATCAATATTGTTGTGGAGGCTTACAACAAGTTGCTTTGCCTGTGTAAGGAGCAGAT GGCATGTTTTGCAGTCAGTCTGGTGCATGTGGTCACTGAGCTCCTGGACAACTCTAAGCAAGATGCTATGCGCATACTTGGATGCCAAACCCTAACGAATTTCATCTATAGTCAG ACAGACGGCACTTACACACATACCATTGAGAGTTTGGTTCACAAAGTATGTAAGCTTGCACGTCAAAGTGGTGAAGTTCATCAAAGCTTGAGAGCATCAAGTTTGCAATGCCTTTCAGCCATG GTGCGATTCATGGCAGAATTTTCGtatatttttgttgattttgatgag ATTGTACATGTCACCTTGGATAACTATGAGCCAGATACACATAATGAAGATGATGAGAGAGGGCAGCCACATCATAATTGGGTGGATGAAGTGGTTCGAAGTGAAAGCAGAGTTGGTGTAGTTGGCGATGACGCTAGCCCTAGCTGCAAGATCATCAGGCCACGACCCGAAAAGAAGGATCCTGCTCTTCTGACAAG AGAAGAAATTGAAACACCAAAAGTGTGGGCTCAAATTTGTATTCAGAGAATGATAGAGTTATCCAAGGAGAGCACAACAATGCGCCGAGTATTGGATCCAATGTTTGTCTACTTTGATTCTGGGCACCACTGGGTTCCTCGACAAGGGTTGGCCATGCTGGTTTTGTCTGATATGTCATACTTTATGGAGGCTTCAG GGAATCAGCAGTTGATTTTAGCCTATGTGATCCGTCATCTTGACCACAAAAACATTTCGCATGATCCGCAACTCAAATCTTCTGTCATTCAAGTTGCTAGTGCTTTGGCTAGCCAGATTCGATCTGGTGCAGTGTTGGCAGAAATTGGATTTGTGTCTGACCTATGTAGGCATTTGAGGAAGAGTCTTCAAGCCACTGCTGAATCAGTTGGAGAGCAAGAATCAAACATTAACATCATGCTACAAAATTCCATTGAAGACTGCTTACTAGAAATTTCGAGAGGA ATTGGCAACGTACGACCACTATTTGACATGATGGCTATAACTCTGGAGAAGCTTCCATCTGGAATTGTTGCTAGGGCAACCATTGGATCGTTAATGATTGTTGCTCACATGATCTCTTTAGCGTTGATCTCTTCACGTACACAGCAG GTGTTTCCCGAGTCCCTTCTTGTCCAACTTCTGAAAGTCATGGTGCATCCAGATGTTGAGGTCCGTGTTGGAGCACACCAGATATTTTCTATTCTTCTCATTCCAAGTTCTAACCGGTCCCGACATGAAGCTTCATCTCTACAATCTGGTTTTGGATACCAATCAAGAGGATGGCAGTCGAATACAGCATCTACCTTTGCTTCAATCACAGCCAGACTTGAAAAGCTGAGGAAGGAAAAAGATGGCCCCAAAGCCGAAAAGCACGGGAACAATAATGCTTGTGATGATTTTAAAGATAAAGAGCCTGCTGAAGAAGACTGGAAGCAGGGGCATAACCGAAAAAATTCCCCTAATTTTTACAAAATTAGCTCTATTATTGACAGGACGGCTGGAACCGTCAGCTTAATAGAGCCA GATCCGTATGTTATGAAGTTTAGTGAGGATCAAATATCACACTTGCTGTCTGCTTTTTGGATACAAGCCAATCTCCCAGATAATTTGCCTTCAAATATTGAAGCTGTAGGCCATTCTTTTAGTTTAGTGCTTATTTCTTCACATTTGAag AATCCAACAGACAACCTTATAGTTCGTTTCATTCAATTTCTGCTGTCTCTGAGGAATATATCCCTTGATTCTAACAAAG GGACGTTCCCCCCAGCATGTCGGAGATCTATGCTTGTACTATCGATTGGCATGTTGATGTTTGCGGCTAAGATCTATCACATTCCTTTGCTTAAGTCATTAATACCATATGAT ATTCAGGTTGATCCATATTTGGGCATCAGTGACGATCTTCAGATTTATGTAAAGCCTAATGCAGATGTTAGTAAATATGGATCTGTTTCCGATAACCAGATGGCTTCATCATTACTATCTGATTTGCGGAACAAGATATACAAATCAGACAATATCATGATGGAAATTTTGATTCAGTTTCTATCAAAGGTTTCTGAG ATGAAGGGAGAAGATGTGGCAAAGCAACTTTTGGAGTCATTCACACCTGATGATATATTCATGTTTGGCCCACAGTCAATGCTTGACTTTGACCAAAATCAAATGCCAGGCCATTCGAAGGAATCATCGTTTGATGGG GAATTTCCGACAAATTCATcagaggaggatgatgcgacAAGTGAAGCATCTGTCGCTGACCTCTCTCGTTTCATTCCCAGAGTGCCTACATCCTCCTCTGTGCCGCCCCATGTTATCAGCATTGGACAGCTGATGGAATCG GCACTTGAGGTAGCCGGTCAAGTAGCGGGAACAGCTGTCTCTACATCACCTCTCCCCTACAACACCATGGCAAGCCGGTGCGAAGCCCTTGGCACAGGGACAAGGAAGAAACTCTCGAACTGGTTGGCCTATGAAAATCATCAGAGCAGTGTCCGTGACAGATTGTTTCCAGCAGTTCCTGCAGATGGACGCGCAGCACTCCAGAAG ATAACGAGTGACATTGGACCTGCTCATGGAGCTGCATCGTCACAAGATCCCTGGTTGGCTATAAGGCTGCCTCCTGCTAGTCCATTTGACAACTTCCTCAAGGCAGCTGGGTGTTAG
- the LOC103423542 gene encoding protein SEMI-ROLLED LEAF 2-like isoform X1, with protein sequence MSFSFQNLVSKFSFLSITLSIFQEMGVISRKLFPACESMCICCPAMRSRSRQPVKRYKKLLAEIFPKSPDCPPNERKIVKLCEYAAKNPFRIPKIAKYLEDRCYKELRLEHIKFINIVVEAYNKLLCLCKEQMACFAVSLVHVVTELLDNSKQDAMRILGCQTLTNFIYSQTDGTYTHTIESLVHKVCKLARQSGEVHQSLRASSLQCLSAMVRFMAEFSYIFVDFDEIVHVTLDNYEPDTHNEDDERGQPHHNWVDEVVRSESRVGVVGDDASPSCKIIRPRPEKKDPALLTREEIETPKVWAQICIQRMIELSKESTTMRRVLDPMFVYFDSGHHWVPRQGLAMLVLSDMSYFMEASGNQQLILAYVIRHLDHKNISHDPQLKSSVIQVASALASQIRSGAVLAEIGFVSDLCRHLRKSLQATAESVGEQESNINIMLQNSIEDCLLEISRGIGNVRPLFDMMAITLEKLPSGIVARATIGSLMIVAHMISLALISSRTQQVFPESLLVQLLKVMVHPDVEVRVGAHQIFSILLIPSSNRSRHEASSLQSGFGYQSRGWQSNTASTFASITARLEKLRKEKDGPKAEKHGNNNACDDFKDKEPAEEDWKQGHNRKNSPNFYKISSIIDRTAGTVSLIEPDPYVMKFSEDQISHLLSAFWIQANLPDNLPSNIEAVGHSFSLVLISSHLKNPTDNLIVRFIQFLLSLRNISLDSNKGTFPPACRRSMLVLSIGMLMFAAKIYHIPLLKSLIPYDIQVDPYLGISDDLQIYVKPNADVSKYGSVSDNQMASSLLSDLRNKIYKSDNIMMEILIQFLSKVSEMKGEDVAKQLLESFTPDDIFMFGPQSMLDFDQNQMPGHSKESSFDGEFPTNSSEEDDATSEASVADLSRFIPRVPTSSSVPPHVISIGQLMESALEVAGQVAGTAVSTSPLPYNTMASRCEALGTGTRKKLSNWLAYENHQSSVRDRLFPAVPADGRAALQKITSDIGPAHGAASSQDPWLAIRLPPASPFDNFLKAAGC encoded by the exons ATGTcgtttagttttcaaaatttagtctcTAAATTCAGTTTCCTTAGCATTACTCTTTCAATTTTTCAGGAAATGGGGGTCATCTCCAGAAAGCTGTTCCCAGCGTGTGAGAGCATGTGCATATGCTGCCCTGCTATGAGGTCAAGATCTAGACAACCCGTTAAGCGTTACAAAAAGCTGCTTGCCGAAATCTTTCCCAAGTCTCCT GATTGCCCTCCCaatgaaagaaaaattgttAAGTTATGCGAATATGCTGCCAAAAATCCTTTTCGAATCCCAAAG ATTGCCAAATATCTTGAAGATAGATGCTACAAAGAGCTTAGATTGGAGCACATCAAATTCATCAATATTGTTGTGGAGGCTTACAACAAGTTGCTTTGCCTGTGTAAGGAGCAGAT GGCATGTTTTGCAGTCAGTCTGGTGCATGTGGTCACTGAGCTCCTGGACAACTCTAAGCAAGATGCTATGCGCATACTTGGATGCCAAACCCTAACGAATTTCATCTATAGTCAG ACAGACGGCACTTACACACATACCATTGAGAGTTTGGTTCACAAAGTATGTAAGCTTGCACGTCAAAGTGGTGAAGTTCATCAAAGCTTGAGAGCATCAAGTTTGCAATGCCTTTCAGCCATG GTGCGATTCATGGCAGAATTTTCGtatatttttgttgattttgatgag ATTGTACATGTCACCTTGGATAACTATGAGCCAGATACACATAATGAAGATGATGAGAGAGGGCAGCCACATCATAATTGGGTGGATGAAGTGGTTCGAAGTGAAAGCAGAGTTGGTGTAGTTGGCGATGACGCTAGCCCTAGCTGCAAGATCATCAGGCCACGACCCGAAAAGAAGGATCCTGCTCTTCTGACAAG AGAAGAAATTGAAACACCAAAAGTGTGGGCTCAAATTTGTATTCAGAGAATGATAGAGTTATCCAAGGAGAGCACAACAATGCGCCGAGTATTGGATCCAATGTTTGTCTACTTTGATTCTGGGCACCACTGGGTTCCTCGACAAGGGTTGGCCATGCTGGTTTTGTCTGATATGTCATACTTTATGGAGGCTTCAG GGAATCAGCAGTTGATTTTAGCCTATGTGATCCGTCATCTTGACCACAAAAACATTTCGCATGATCCGCAACTCAAATCTTCTGTCATTCAAGTTGCTAGTGCTTTGGCTAGCCAGATTCGATCTGGTGCAGTGTTGGCAGAAATTGGATTTGTGTCTGACCTATGTAGGCATTTGAGGAAGAGTCTTCAAGCCACTGCTGAATCAGTTGGAGAGCAAGAATCAAACATTAACATCATGCTACAAAATTCCATTGAAGACTGCTTACTAGAAATTTCGAGAGGA ATTGGCAACGTACGACCACTATTTGACATGATGGCTATAACTCTGGAGAAGCTTCCATCTGGAATTGTTGCTAGGGCAACCATTGGATCGTTAATGATTGTTGCTCACATGATCTCTTTAGCGTTGATCTCTTCACGTACACAGCAG GTGTTTCCCGAGTCCCTTCTTGTCCAACTTCTGAAAGTCATGGTGCATCCAGATGTTGAGGTCCGTGTTGGAGCACACCAGATATTTTCTATTCTTCTCATTCCAAGTTCTAACCGGTCCCGACATGAAGCTTCATCTCTACAATCTGGTTTTGGATACCAATCAAGAGGATGGCAGTCGAATACAGCATCTACCTTTGCTTCAATCACAGCCAGACTTGAAAAGCTGAGGAAGGAAAAAGATGGCCCCAAAGCCGAAAAGCACGGGAACAATAATGCTTGTGATGATTTTAAAGATAAAGAGCCTGCTGAAGAAGACTGGAAGCAGGGGCATAACCGAAAAAATTCCCCTAATTTTTACAAAATTAGCTCTATTATTGACAGGACGGCTGGAACCGTCAGCTTAATAGAGCCA GATCCGTATGTTATGAAGTTTAGTGAGGATCAAATATCACACTTGCTGTCTGCTTTTTGGATACAAGCCAATCTCCCAGATAATTTGCCTTCAAATATTGAAGCTGTAGGCCATTCTTTTAGTTTAGTGCTTATTTCTTCACATTTGAag AATCCAACAGACAACCTTATAGTTCGTTTCATTCAATTTCTGCTGTCTCTGAGGAATATATCCCTTGATTCTAACAAAG GGACGTTCCCCCCAGCATGTCGGAGATCTATGCTTGTACTATCGATTGGCATGTTGATGTTTGCGGCTAAGATCTATCACATTCCTTTGCTTAAGTCATTAATACCATATGAT ATTCAGGTTGATCCATATTTGGGCATCAGTGACGATCTTCAGATTTATGTAAAGCCTAATGCAGATGTTAGTAAATATGGATCTGTTTCCGATAACCAGATGGCTTCATCATTACTATCTGATTTGCGGAACAAGATATACAAATCAGACAATATCATGATGGAAATTTTGATTCAGTTTCTATCAAAGGTTTCTGAG ATGAAGGGAGAAGATGTGGCAAAGCAACTTTTGGAGTCATTCACACCTGATGATATATTCATGTTTGGCCCACAGTCAATGCTTGACTTTGACCAAAATCAAATGCCAGGCCATTCGAAGGAATCATCGTTTGATGGG GAATTTCCGACAAATTCATcagaggaggatgatgcgacAAGTGAAGCATCTGTCGCTGACCTCTCTCGTTTCATTCCCAGAGTGCCTACATCCTCCTCTGTGCCGCCCCATGTTATCAGCATTGGACAGCTGATGGAATCG GCACTTGAGGTAGCCGGTCAAGTAGCGGGAACAGCTGTCTCTACATCACCTCTCCCCTACAACACCATGGCAAGCCGGTGCGAAGCCCTTGGCACAGGGACAAGGAAGAAACTCTCGAACTGGTTGGCCTATGAAAATCATCAGAGCAGTGTCCGTGACAGATTGTTTCCAGCAGTTCCTGCAGATGGACGCGCAGCACTCCAGAAG ATAACGAGTGACATTGGACCTGCTCATGGAGCTGCATCGTCACAAGATCCCTGGTTGGCTATAAGGCTGCCTCCTGCTAGTCCATTTGACAACTTCCTCAAGGCAGCTGGGTGTTAG